Proteins from a single region of Amycolatopsis sp. CA-230715:
- a CDS encoding GNAT family N-acetyltransferase, giving the protein MDVDTIATAHNGRLRTIDPLLPDVDRHLAAPDGADLLVETGGSAAAGFASRTEVAPDSRDALSRPLVEHTLSVHLAGPEPGAALEALLTRWESALSAETAPGDWDTAAVVARPSRDSAGCAELLRHGFSAVRVLAARPADRLVATGPRATPGVHIRPAEQGDLATAVELQLELRNYEAQFGVVTHRPDAGKVVEAELGDLLSRDNPALWIAELYGRPLGMLHVQMPSETGWIAPYTSAERVGYLSSLHIAEAARSSGVGTALASHAHQLFDEASTDVVLLHHALANPRSTPFWCAQGYRPLWTYWYRRPAVH; this is encoded by the coding sequence ATGGACGTGGACACGATCGCGACCGCCCACAACGGCAGGCTGCGCACGATCGACCCCCTTCTTCCCGACGTAGATCGGCACCTCGCCGCTCCGGACGGCGCGGACCTCCTCGTCGAAACGGGCGGTTCCGCGGCGGCGGGCTTCGCCTCGCGCACCGAGGTGGCGCCGGATTCCCGTGACGCACTGTCGCGACCGCTGGTCGAGCACACGTTGTCGGTGCACCTCGCGGGACCGGAACCCGGCGCCGCGCTGGAGGCGTTGCTCACGCGGTGGGAATCGGCCCTCTCAGCGGAAACCGCTCCCGGTGACTGGGACACCGCGGCGGTCGTCGCCAGGCCGAGCCGCGATTCGGCGGGCTGCGCGGAACTGCTCCGGCACGGGTTCTCCGCGGTCCGCGTGCTCGCCGCCCGCCCTGCCGACCGGCTCGTCGCCACCGGCCCGCGCGCCACGCCGGGCGTGCACATCCGGCCCGCGGAACAGGGCGATCTCGCCACCGCCGTCGAGCTGCAGCTCGAACTGCGGAACTACGAGGCGCAGTTCGGCGTGGTCACGCACCGCCCCGACGCGGGCAAGGTCGTGGAAGCCGAGCTCGGCGACCTGCTCTCCCGCGACAACCCCGCGCTGTGGATCGCCGAGCTGTACGGCAGGCCGCTGGGCATGCTGCACGTGCAGATGCCCAGCGAGACCGGGTGGATCGCGCCGTACACCAGCGCGGAGCGGGTCGGCTACCTGTCCTCGCTGCACATCGCGGAGGCCGCGCGCTCGTCCGGTGTCGGAACGGCGTTGGCGTCGCACGCGCATCAGCTGTTCGACGAGGCGAGCACGGACGTGGTCTTGCTGCACCACGCGCTGGCGAACCCCCGGTCGACGCCGTTCTGGTGCGCGCAGGGCTATCGCCCGCTGTGGACGTACTGGTACCGCCGCCCCGCGGTGCACTAG
- a CDS encoding SAM-dependent methyltransferase, with protein MSEVLRSAPAAPARVNTDKPSAARMYDWFLGGTQNWAVDREFGRKVERVWPHIRVVARQNRQFMNRVVRHALDAGIRQFVDLGSGEPTIGNVHEVVRRHLPKGERARVTYVDYEPISVVHVTAMLDQDRAQDWATVAQHDLRDVPGVLADRDVRRLIDFSKPVCLLMIAVLHFLGDDDRPGDVVRAYRDELAPGSWLGLSHIASDEADAAGKVQIERFGEAYQKTTNPLWVRDREEVEGWFDGWQLVRPGFVHLPDWRPERRVTESEAEGRPFAWCGVGKKL; from the coding sequence ATGAGCGAAGTGTTGAGGTCGGCGCCCGCGGCGCCGGCCAGGGTGAACACCGACAAGCCGTCGGCGGCCCGCATGTACGACTGGTTCCTCGGCGGCACCCAGAACTGGGCGGTCGACCGGGAGTTCGGGCGCAAGGTCGAACGCGTCTGGCCGCACATCCGGGTCGTCGCGAGGCAGAACCGGCAGTTCATGAACCGGGTGGTCCGGCACGCACTGGACGCCGGGATCCGCCAGTTCGTCGACCTCGGCTCCGGCGAGCCGACGATCGGCAACGTGCACGAGGTCGTGCGGCGGCACCTGCCGAAGGGGGAACGCGCCCGGGTCACCTACGTCGACTACGAGCCGATTTCGGTCGTGCACGTGACCGCGATGCTCGACCAGGACCGCGCGCAGGACTGGGCCACCGTGGCGCAGCACGACCTGCGGGACGTCCCGGGCGTGCTGGCCGATCGCGACGTCCGCAGGCTGATCGACTTCTCGAAACCGGTGTGCCTGCTGATGATCGCGGTGCTGCACTTCCTCGGCGACGACGACCGGCCAGGCGACGTGGTGCGCGCCTACCGGGACGAACTGGCGCCGGGGAGCTGGCTCGGGCTGTCGCACATCGCCTCCGACGAGGCCGACGCCGCGGGGAAGGTCCAGATCGAACGGTTCGGCGAGGCGTACCAGAAGACGACCAACCCGCTCTGGGTCCGCGACCGCGAAGAGGTCGAGGGCTGGTTCGACGGCTGGCAGCTGGTCCGCCCCGGTTTCGTGCACCTGCCGGACTGGCGGCCCGAGCGCAGGGTCACCGAATCGGAGGCCGAAGGCCGCCCGTTCGCGTGGTGCGGTGTGGGCAAGAAGCTCTGA
- the lon gene encoding endopeptidase La: MSETRLLPVLPIDDDVVLPGMVVPLDLTEGETRAAVESAQAKAPSGASFPGIRSAAPQQRAEVLIVPRIDGEYAEIGTIATVDRVGRVPGGKAAALVRGTGRARVGHIADGPGAARWVHAEAAPETETGGERAKTLAAEYKSLVISVLEQRGGWQMIDAVNGLEDPSAIADLAGNAPYLDVKEKLELLLTLDVPSRLEKALESTREHLAELEVNDTIRKDVAEGMEKQQKEFLLRRQLEAIKKELGELDGSGEDDDYRSRVESAELPEHVRKAALSEVDKLERTSEQSPEGGWIRTWLDTVLEMPWQSTTEDVHDIAAAREVLDADHAGLDDVKERIIEYLAVRARRAQAGKGAVGGRRSGAVLALVGPPGVGKTSLGESVAKAMDRKFVRVALGGIRDEAEIRGHRRTYVGAMPGRIVRAIKEAGSMNPVVLLDEVDKVGADYRGDPTAALLEVLDPEQNHTFRDHYLEVELDLSDVVFLATANALETIPGPLLDRMELVSLDGYTEHEKVTIGRDHLLPRELERAGLADGDVTLTDAALSRIAAEYTREAGVRAANRTIAKVLRKITTKVALDELALPVTVDVSDLDTYLGRPRHLPESSLPASTQRTSIPGVATGLAVTGAGGDVLYIEASLADAESGSTGLSLTGQLGDVMKESVQIALSYLRSRGAELELPVGDLKDRGIHVHVPAGAVPKDGPSAGITMTTALASLLSGRVVKADVAMTGEVSLTGRVLPIGGVKQKLLAAHRAGMKTVIIPQRNEPDLDDVPAEVLSELDVHAVANVREVLDLALEPAAAPIPQAA, translated from the coding sequence ATGAGTGAGACACGCCTCCTGCCCGTCCTCCCGATCGATGACGACGTGGTGCTGCCCGGCATGGTCGTGCCGCTCGACCTGACCGAAGGCGAGACCCGCGCCGCGGTGGAGTCCGCGCAGGCGAAGGCGCCCAGCGGCGCCTCGTTCCCCGGGATCCGGTCGGCCGCGCCGCAGCAGCGCGCCGAGGTCCTGATCGTGCCGAGGATCGACGGTGAGTACGCCGAGATCGGCACGATCGCCACCGTCGACCGCGTCGGGCGGGTGCCCGGCGGCAAGGCGGCGGCACTGGTGCGCGGCACCGGCCGCGCCCGCGTCGGCCACATCGCGGACGGCCCCGGCGCGGCGCGCTGGGTGCACGCCGAAGCCGCGCCGGAAACGGAAACCGGCGGCGAACGCGCGAAAACCCTTGCCGCCGAATACAAATCGCTGGTCATCTCCGTGCTCGAACAGCGCGGCGGCTGGCAGATGATCGACGCGGTGAACGGCCTCGAAGACCCGTCGGCGATCGCCGACCTGGCCGGGAACGCGCCGTACCTCGACGTCAAGGAGAAGCTGGAGCTGCTCCTGACCCTGGATGTGCCGTCCCGCTTGGAAAAGGCTCTCGAGTCGACGCGCGAGCACCTGGCGGAGCTGGAGGTCAACGACACCATCCGCAAGGACGTCGCGGAGGGCATGGAGAAGCAGCAGAAGGAGTTCCTGCTGCGCCGCCAGCTCGAAGCGATCAAGAAGGAGCTCGGCGAGCTGGACGGGTCCGGTGAGGACGACGACTACCGCTCGCGCGTGGAGTCGGCCGAGCTGCCAGAGCACGTCCGCAAGGCCGCACTGTCCGAAGTGGACAAACTGGAGCGGACCTCGGAGCAGTCGCCGGAGGGCGGCTGGATCCGCACCTGGCTGGACACCGTGCTCGAAATGCCTTGGCAGAGCACGACTGAGGACGTGCACGACATCGCGGCCGCGCGCGAAGTGCTCGACGCGGACCACGCCGGTCTCGACGACGTGAAGGAACGGATCATCGAATACTTGGCTGTGCGCGCGCGGCGTGCGCAGGCGGGCAAGGGTGCCGTGGGTGGCCGTCGTTCCGGGGCTGTGCTGGCGCTCGTGGGCCCGCCGGGGGTCGGCAAGACCTCGCTCGGCGAGTCCGTGGCGAAGGCGATGGACCGGAAGTTCGTGCGGGTCGCGCTCGGCGGGATCCGGGACGAGGCCGAGATCCGCGGGCACCGGCGCACCTATGTCGGCGCGATGCCGGGGCGGATCGTGCGCGCCATCAAGGAAGCGGGTTCGATGAACCCGGTCGTGCTGCTCGACGAGGTGGACAAGGTCGGCGCGGACTACCGGGGCGACCCGACCGCCGCGCTGCTGGAAGTGCTCGACCCCGAGCAGAACCACACCTTCCGCGACCACTACCTCGAGGTCGAGCTGGACCTGTCGGACGTGGTGTTCCTGGCGACCGCGAACGCGCTGGAGACGATTCCCGGGCCGCTGCTGGACCGGATGGAGCTGGTCAGCCTCGACGGGTACACCGAGCACGAGAAGGTGACCATCGGGCGTGACCACCTGCTCCCGCGCGAGCTGGAGCGGGCCGGGCTCGCCGACGGCGACGTCACGCTGACCGACGCGGCGCTGAGCCGGATCGCCGCCGAGTACACCCGCGAAGCCGGGGTGCGCGCCGCGAACCGGACCATCGCGAAGGTGCTGCGGAAGATCACCACGAAGGTGGCGCTCGACGAGCTGGCGCTGCCGGTGACCGTCGATGTGTCCGATTTAGACACTTACCTCGGCCGCCCCCGGCACCTGCCGGAGTCGTCGCTGCCCGCGTCGACGCAGCGGACCTCGATCCCCGGTGTCGCGACCGGGCTCGCGGTGACCGGTGCCGGTGGCGACGTGCTCTACATCGAGGCGTCGCTGGCGGACGCGGAATCCGGCTCGACCGGGCTTTCGCTGACCGGTCAGCTCGGGGACGTGATGAAGGAGTCGGTGCAGATCGCGCTGTCGTACCTGCGTTCGCGGGGCGCCGAGCTGGAACTGCCGGTGGGTGACCTGAAGGACCGCGGCATCCACGTGCACGTTCCGGCGGGCGCGGTGCCGAAGGACGGGCCGTCGGCCGGGATCACCATGACCACCGCGCTCGCGTCGCTGCTTTCGGGCCGCGTCGTGAAGGCGGACGTGGCGATGACCGGCGAGGTGTCGCTGACCGGGCGGGTGCTGCCGATCGGCGGCGTGAAGCAGAAGCTGCTCGCGGCGCACCGGGCCGGGATGAAGACCGTGATCATCCCGCAGCGCAACGAGCCCGATCTGGACGACGTGCCGGCCGAGGTCCTCTCGGAGCTGGACGTGCACGCCGTGGCGAACGTGCGCGAGGTCCTCGACCTCGCGCTCGAACCAGCCGCCGCCCCGATCCCGCAGGCCGCCTGA
- a CDS encoding DedA family protein: MHPVLAQTTVEPMGGLAGWAVDLMDTLGGLGAAVIVGLDNLFPPIPSELVLPLAGFSASKGTFSLLGALTWTTVGSVAGAIVMYYLGLLLGRDRTRALMARIPLVKASDFDKTEAWFARHGTKAVFFGRMVPIFRSLISLPAGIERMPFWKFLSLTTLGSLLWNALFVVTGYLLGENWHLVSDYADYFQYLVIGLVVLAVALFVTSRLRTRSRV; the protein is encoded by the coding sequence ATGCACCCCGTTCTCGCACAGACCACCGTCGAACCCATGGGAGGCCTCGCGGGCTGGGCCGTCGATCTGATGGACACCCTCGGCGGACTCGGCGCCGCCGTCATCGTCGGCCTCGACAACCTGTTCCCGCCCATCCCGAGCGAGCTGGTGCTGCCGCTCGCCGGGTTCTCCGCCAGCAAGGGCACCTTCAGCCTGCTCGGCGCGCTCACCTGGACCACCGTGGGCTCGGTGGCGGGCGCGATCGTCATGTACTACCTCGGCCTGCTGCTCGGCCGCGACCGCACCCGTGCGCTGATGGCGAGGATCCCGCTGGTCAAGGCGTCCGACTTCGACAAGACCGAAGCCTGGTTCGCCCGCCACGGCACGAAGGCGGTGTTCTTCGGCCGGATGGTGCCGATCTTCCGCAGCCTCATCTCGCTGCCAGCCGGGATCGAACGGATGCCGTTCTGGAAGTTCCTGTCGCTGACCACGCTCGGCAGCCTGCTGTGGAACGCGCTGTTCGTCGTGACCGGGTACCTGCTGGGGGAGAACTGGCACCTGGTCAGCGACTACGCCGACTACTTCCAGTACCTGGTGATCGGCCTGGTAGTCCTGGCCGTCGCCCTCTTCGTCACCTCCCGCCTGCGCACCCGCTCCCGAGTCTGA
- a CDS encoding sensor histidine kinase — MAVVTVVARAGAGLALGAASAFAELPYAVLGGALLAVPGARNAVGRGARALTEFERRRLATYLGTESASDYSETRALGYLGARSIAGGLGAGIFLLIAYGLYIGATALWQLAVSGRFSATGDPDGLDWYDPIAFVLLGVLLAFIAVQGLLGVAALDRGLANRMLGPSREELLRRRVSELATTRAEVIEAVNEERRRIERALHDGVQQRLVALGMLLGRARRTDEPGELLQQAHEQSQEALRDLREVSWRVYPVALDAGGLHAALEVVAERASVPVDLDYALADRPDPATETIAYFVVSEAVANALKHASASLIAIGIAKQGTMITVRITDDGRGGAALSGGGLSGLARRVAAADGEFTVDSPDGGPTTVTAVLPCA; from the coding sequence ATGGCTGTCGTCACGGTGGTCGCCCGCGCAGGCGCCGGGCTGGCTCTCGGCGCCGCGAGCGCGTTCGCCGAGCTGCCCTACGCGGTGCTCGGCGGCGCGCTGCTGGCGGTGCCCGGCGCGCGGAACGCGGTCGGCCGCGGCGCGCGGGCGCTGACCGAGTTCGAGCGGCGCAGGCTGGCGACCTACCTCGGGACCGAAAGCGCGAGCGACTATTCGGAGACCAGGGCGCTGGGCTATCTCGGCGCCCGCTCGATCGCGGGCGGTCTCGGCGCCGGGATCTTCCTGCTCATCGCCTACGGGCTGTACATCGGGGCGACCGCGCTCTGGCAGCTCGCGGTCAGCGGCAGGTTCAGCGCCACCGGCGACCCCGACGGCCTGGACTGGTACGACCCGATCGCCTTCGTCCTGCTCGGCGTCCTGCTGGCGTTCATCGCCGTGCAGGGCCTGCTCGGCGTGGCGGCGCTCGACCGCGGGCTGGCGAACCGGATGCTCGGCCCGAGCCGCGAGGAGTTGTTGCGGCGCAGGGTTTCCGAGCTGGCGACCACGCGCGCCGAGGTGATCGAAGCCGTCAACGAGGAGCGCCGTCGCATCGAGCGCGCGCTGCACGACGGCGTGCAGCAGCGATTGGTCGCGCTCGGCATGCTGCTGGGCCGCGCGCGCCGGACCGACGAGCCGGGCGAACTCCTCCAACAGGCGCACGAACAGTCCCAAGAGGCCCTTCGCGACCTGCGCGAAGTGAGCTGGCGCGTGTACCCGGTCGCCTTGGACGCCGGCGGGTTGCACGCCGCGCTCGAAGTGGTGGCGGAACGGGCGAGCGTGCCGGTCGACCTGGACTACGCGCTGGCGGACCGCCCCGATCCGGCCACGGAAACCATCGCGTACTTCGTCGTCTCCGAGGCCGTGGCCAACGCGTTGAAGCACGCCTCGGCGAGTCTGATCGCGATCGGGATCGCCAAGCAGGGCACCATGATCACCGTGCGGATCACCGATGACGGCCGGGGCGGGGCGGCGCTCTCCGGCGGCGGGCTTTCCGGGCTCGCGCGCAGGGTCGCCGCCGCCGACGGGGAGTTCACTGTGGACAGTCCGGACGGCGGCCCCACCACGGTCACCGCGGTGCTGCCGTGCGCCTGA
- a CDS encoding response regulator transcription factor, with protein sequence MRLIVAEDSTLLREGLIRLLGEEGHEVVAAVGTGVELLAAAEKHVPEVVVTDVRMPPTHTDEGLRAAMEIRARWPETGVLVLSQYVEKRYATELITSGGGRVGYLLKDRVAQVAEFLDALDRVGRGEAAFDPEVVRRLLARTTHPLTHLTAREREVLEKMAEGHTNASIAATLFVSQSAVEKHVNAIFDKLDLRDTTGYSRRVLAVLRYLGS encoded by the coding sequence GTGCGCCTGATCGTCGCCGAGGATTCGACGCTGCTGCGCGAAGGGCTGATCCGGCTGCTCGGCGAGGAAGGCCACGAGGTGGTGGCCGCGGTCGGCACCGGCGTCGAACTGCTGGCCGCCGCCGAGAAGCACGTGCCCGAGGTCGTGGTCACCGATGTCCGCATGCCGCCGACCCACACCGACGAGGGCCTGCGCGCCGCGATGGAGATCCGGGCGCGCTGGCCGGAGACGGGCGTGCTGGTGCTGTCGCAGTACGTGGAGAAGCGGTACGCGACGGAGCTGATCACGAGCGGAGGCGGCCGCGTCGGGTACCTGCTGAAGGACCGGGTCGCGCAGGTCGCCGAGTTCCTCGACGCGCTCGACCGCGTCGGCCGCGGCGAGGCGGCGTTCGACCCGGAGGTGGTGCGGCGCCTGCTCGCCCGCACGACGCACCCGCTGACGCACCTGACCGCGCGCGAACGCGAGGTGCTGGAGAAGATGGCCGAGGGGCATACCAACGCGAGCATCGCAGCGACCTTGTTCGTGTCGCAGAGCGCGGTGGAGAAGCACGTCAACGCGATCTTCGACAAGCTCGATCTGCGGGACACGACCGGGTACAGCCGCCGCGTACTGGCCGTCCTGCGCTACCTGGGCAGCTGA
- a CDS encoding glycosyltransferase, translating to MQDQAWQRPATRLPLRPEAFRVPGRPAAAAGRGTRPKVLVSFGTVFANPAVLGPILRELSTMDVDIVATADPDGYEVERVAFVGFTPMSELLDGVDVVITHGGAGTTFGTLSRGIPLVVVPQGADNFIQAERVAASGAGVALPPDAAPRAVAKAAGTVLGDIRIREAAAAVGKEIDSMPTPGEVAATLAAAVG from the coding sequence ATGCAGGACCAAGCCTGGCAACGTCCCGCCACCAGGCTGCCGCTGCGGCCGGAGGCGTTCCGCGTGCCGGGACGCCCGGCAGCGGCGGCAGGCCGTGGCACCCGGCCGAAGGTGCTGGTCAGTTTCGGCACTGTGTTCGCCAATCCCGCGGTGCTCGGCCCGATCCTGCGCGAACTGTCCACTATGGACGTCGACATCGTGGCGACGGCGGACCCGGACGGGTACGAAGTCGAACGCGTGGCCTTCGTCGGATTCACGCCGATGAGCGAACTTCTCGACGGCGTCGACGTGGTCATCACCCACGGCGGCGCTGGCACGACGTTCGGCACGCTGTCCCGGGGAATCCCGCTCGTGGTCGTGCCGCAGGGCGCGGACAACTTCATCCAGGCCGAGCGGGTGGCCGCGTCGGGCGCCGGTGTCGCGCTGCCGCCGGACGCCGCACCGCGAGCCGTCGCCAAAGCCGCGGGTACCGTGCTGGGGGACATCCGGATCCGCGAAGCCGCCGCGGCCGTCGGCAAGGAGATCGACTCGATGCCCACCCCCGGTGAAGTCGCCGCCACCTTGGCGGCCGCCGTCGGCTGA
- a CDS encoding TetR/AcrR family transcriptional regulator, translating into MARRPYHSPRRAQDAASTRRDILRTAADLFATNGYGRVTVAEIAKQAGVAPQTVYSSAGSKSDILREIVSEAVGSSGADTTVEAIRRTEDLATAIGLVAHGTRMAKETQRQAIDILFAAMPVHEDAGQLWRQSTTAYRHALGEVAEHLRDKGLLPAGAEIERVTDVLWFWFGFNSWRTLVDECGWGMDDAEHWLAARAIESLAAPDI; encoded by the coding sequence ATGGCCCGCCGCCCGTACCACTCTCCGCGCCGCGCGCAGGACGCCGCCAGCACCCGTCGCGACATCCTGCGCACGGCCGCGGATCTGTTCGCCACAAACGGTTACGGCCGGGTGACCGTCGCCGAAATCGCCAAGCAAGCGGGCGTCGCACCGCAGACCGTCTATTCCAGTGCGGGCAGCAAGTCCGACATCCTGCGCGAGATCGTCTCGGAAGCGGTCGGTTCGTCCGGCGCGGACACCACCGTCGAAGCGATCCGGCGGACCGAGGACCTCGCGACCGCGATCGGCCTGGTCGCGCACGGCACCCGGATGGCGAAGGAGACCCAGCGGCAAGCCATCGACATCCTGTTCGCCGCGATGCCCGTGCACGAAGACGCCGGGCAGCTGTGGCGGCAGAGCACCACGGCCTACCGCCACGCGCTGGGGGAAGTGGCGGAACATTTGCGAGACAAGGGATTACTCCCGGCCGGTGCCGAGATCGAGCGCGTCACGGACGTGCTCTGGTTCTGGTTCGGGTTCAACTCGTGGCGCACGCTCGTCGACGAATGCGGCTGGGGCATGGACGACGCCGAGCACTGGCTGGCCGCTCGCGCGATCGAAAGCCTTGCGGCACCGGACATCTGA